From the genome of Staphylococcus haemolyticus, one region includes:
- a CDS encoding MepB family protein — protein sequence MKSIETMQSYHLLKLLFSNSEVSYVLEEWNQQYEAVEIKTRNGHFKSRLAQKTPNKKGYFFAMWKKDENNTNVPFTEDDLENQLIVNIVDDNWRGQFIFPKDILIKKGILKSDESKGKMALRVYPPWETELNKTATKTQAWQCAYFNEITHE from the coding sequence ATGAAATCCATTGAAACGATGCAATCTTACCATTTGTTGAAATTGTTATTTTCAAATTCTGAAGTTTCCTATGTATTAGAAGAATGGAATCAACAATATGAAGCGGTAGAAATAAAAACTCGAAATGGACATTTTAAAAGTAGGTTAGCTCAAAAGACGCCTAACAAAAAAGGCTACTTTTTCGCAATGTGGAAAAAAGATGAAAATAATACGAATGTGCCGTTTACTGAGGATGATTTAGAGAATCAATTAATAGTGAATATTGTTGATGATAATTGGAGAGGCCAGTTTATATTTCCTAAGGATATATTGATCAAGAAAGGTATTTTGAAAAGTGATGAGTCTAAAGGGAAAATGGCATTGAGGGTGTATCCACCGTGGGAAACTGAATTAAATAAAACAGCAACTAAGACACAAGCATGGCAATGTGCATATTTTAATGAGATAACGCACGAATAA
- a CDS encoding acyltransferase family protein: MRVYTSIIFWMRTIACLSVVMIHTITTTFYKFDMPNEGYLLRIFQLLLLYATPMFVFISEFLLAKQYKTKVKDGFFKQKLLTLGIPYIIINLGLAYVYGHPKNFEDYMDSVVFMMFHGGTLTYFIVIIFQFYLLHIIFAKHLVKLNPIKLVIYSLIITTLFWAMRNFIPAPESIYFNWLWQREGWMIFIGWLSYFLLGFYMGYHYEKLMNHIQKYTIHIVSGTVIVTIFVVCNYLFGILTLVDSKRFDTPIYVTMVILLFFLIASYFKYVPRFIIFISNYSFSIYLIHYFFVHRLGALHDHPLLNILFTFTLTMTFSICISYVMNLSKFGKYIVGGIGKMKYETYYQSYKQNLVD, translated from the coding sequence ATGAGAGTTTATACATCGATTATATTTTGGATGAGGACAATCGCGTGTTTAAGTGTTGTAATGATACATACAATAACAACGACTTTTTATAAATTCGACATGCCGAATGAAGGCTACTTGTTAAGAATTTTTCAATTGTTATTGCTATACGCGACACCAATGTTTGTTTTTATTTCAGAGTTCTTGTTAGCTAAGCAGTATAAAACGAAAGTGAAAGATGGATTCTTTAAGCAAAAGCTACTAACGTTAGGCATTCCATATATCATCATTAATTTAGGACTTGCGTATGTGTATGGACATCCTAAAAATTTTGAGGATTATATGGATTCTGTTGTATTTATGATGTTCCATGGTGGGACATTAACTTATTTTATTGTAATTATTTTTCAGTTCTATTTACTACATATAATATTTGCTAAACATTTGGTCAAACTTAATCCAATCAAATTAGTTATCTACTCATTAATAATTACCACTTTATTCTGGGCTATGAGAAACTTCATACCCGCACCAGAATCAATTTATTTTAATTGGTTGTGGCAAAGAGAAGGCTGGATGATATTTATTGGATGGTTGAGTTACTTCCTATTAGGTTTCTATATGGGTTATCATTATGAGAAACTAATGAACCATATTCAAAAATACACAATCCATATTGTGAGCGGAACGGTAATTGTTACCATTTTTGTGGTTTGCAATTATTTATTTGGAATTTTGACTTTAGTCGACTCTAAACGTTTTGATACACCTATTTATGTAACAATGGTTATTTTATTATTCTTTTTAATCGCATCTTATTTCAAATACGTTCCAAGATTTATTATTTTCATTAGTAATTATTCATTTTCAATTTATTTAATTCATTACTTCTTTGTGCATAGATTAGGAGCGCTGCACGATCATCCGCTGTTAAACATCCTATTTACGTTTACATTAACAATGACATTCTCAATATGTATCTCTTATGTAATGAATTTAAGTAAATTTGGTAAGTATATTGTTGGCGGTATAGGGAAAATGAAGTATGAAACGTATTATCAAAGTTATAAACAAAATTTAGTGGATTAA
- a CDS encoding DUF5776 domain-containing protein yields the protein MAKLVSIIVSVYNKEQFLEKCIESLIDLKMDKNNIEAIFVDDCSTDESVNIIKHYEKDYDFIKLIQLPENTGSPSEPRNIGMREAQGKYITLLDADDWLDKEGFPQVIEKVNKDDADLGFGQSFKHKSKNVKYHARFTSYKEASHLKPQDISKIFRAVGPPGKVFKRSLVMDHHIEFEHMKYGEDKLFFFQLFGKVDDITMSTIPMYHVNRYDENKSLVQQTSMLDKANSNLEVLDRTCHMDMSSELKHMALARMVEVDFISRFLRTKTFIKSADKEKFYAVIEKVERKIKEQGIDINTLITNPVFKQIYTLYHHADESVFVNFTKDVVNDQWRYIIQDDIVFRDFVHQYDMIKPTVVDCYPVYEGTQMMGENKYEVIRVMKPDDINIQSVSLVEINNAANEYEVTYKYSDDRIYVPHEEFEKLNKDININFNVNYGESGRSLVYASYPSFNDVFKMKRQNFKVEFVHKKNENKAQQVTNRKSEYFKRITNPMMTLKKIKIYKDVSFKEEVGSLEAGTRVEASDIQYTSKGTPRLVLDDGSIITANKDFITLINTSGLNKYITEVPKKVKVVKACKLYDSRDFKDNTVRKLKKGDVLTIRDIIYTNNSTPRLVTQEGLFLTANKDFIKIIK from the coding sequence ATGGCTAAACTAGTTTCAATTATTGTATCTGTTTACAATAAGGAGCAGTTTTTAGAAAAGTGCATAGAGTCTTTAATTGACTTAAAGATGGACAAGAATAATATTGAAGCGATATTTGTAGATGATTGTTCAACTGATGAGTCGGTTAACATTATCAAGCATTATGAAAAGGACTATGACTTTATAAAATTAATTCAATTACCTGAAAATACAGGTAGTCCTTCTGAACCAAGAAACATTGGAATGAGAGAGGCACAAGGTAAATATATTACGTTACTTGATGCAGATGATTGGTTAGATAAGGAAGGATTCCCTCAAGTGATTGAGAAAGTGAATAAAGATGATGCCGACCTTGGTTTTGGACAAAGTTTTAAACATAAGTCAAAAAACGTGAAGTATCATGCTAGGTTTACTTCTTATAAGGAAGCATCACATTTAAAACCACAAGATATTAGTAAGATTTTTAGAGCAGTCGGACCACCAGGAAAGGTATTTAAACGAAGTCTAGTCATGGATCATCATATTGAATTTGAACATATGAAATATGGCGAGGATAAGTTGTTTTTCTTTCAGCTATTTGGAAAAGTGGACGATATCACAATGTCCACAATACCTATGTATCACGTAAATCGTTACGATGAAAATAAATCATTGGTACAGCAAACATCAATGTTAGATAAAGCAAACTCAAATTTAGAGGTTCTAGATAGAACTTGTCATATGGATATGTCTTCGGAACTTAAGCATATGGCTTTAGCTAGAATGGTTGAAGTAGACTTTATTTCGAGATTCCTTCGTACGAAGACATTTATTAAATCTGCAGATAAAGAGAAATTTTATGCAGTAATTGAAAAAGTTGAACGAAAAATAAAAGAGCAAGGCATTGATATCAATACATTGATTACGAATCCAGTATTCAAGCAAATCTACACGTTATATCATCATGCAGATGAATCGGTATTTGTTAATTTTACAAAGGATGTTGTTAATGACCAATGGCGCTATATTATTCAAGATGACATTGTCTTTAGAGATTTCGTTCATCAATATGACATGATTAAACCTACTGTTGTTGATTGCTACCCAGTTTACGAAGGCACGCAAATGATGGGAGAAAACAAATACGAAGTCATTCGTGTCATGAAACCAGACGATATAAACATCCAATCAGTAAGTTTAGTAGAAATCAACAATGCGGCGAATGAATATGAAGTGACGTATAAATATAGCGACGATAGAATTTATGTTCCACATGAGGAATTTGAAAAGTTAAATAAAGATATCAATATTAATTTTAATGTGAATTATGGTGAGTCAGGACGCTCATTGGTGTATGCTTCATATCCAAGTTTCAATGATGTATTTAAAATGAAACGCCAAAATTTCAAAGTTGAATTTGTGCATAAAAAGAATGAGAACAAAGCACAACAAGTAACAAACCGTAAAAGTGAATATTTCAAGAGAATAACGAATCCAATGATGACATTGAAAAAAATTAAAATATACAAAGATGTATCATTTAAAGAAGAAGTAGGTAGTCTAGAAGCGGGTACTAGAGTTGAAGCGTCAGATATTCAATATACATCGAAAGGCACACCTCGACTGGTATTAGATGATGGTAGTATAATCACAGCGAATAAAGATTTTATTACCTTAATCAACACATCGGGATTAAACAAGTATATTACTGAGGTGCCTAAGAAAGTTAAAGTTGTAAAAGCATGTAAACTCTATGATTCACGTGATTTTAAAGACAATACAGTACGTAAACTTAAAAAAGGTGATGTATTAACTATTAGAGACATCATTTATACGAACAACTCAACACCTCGCTTAGTAACACAAGAAGGCCTATTCTTAACAGCAAATAAAGATTTTATTAAGATCATCAAGTAA
- the mntC gene encoding manganese ABC transporter substrate-binding lipoprotein MntC — MKKFIPLLIALILVLAACGSNSSEQHSKGHGKLKVVTTNSIIYDMVKQVGGDKVDVHSIVPVGQDPHEYEVKPKDIKQLTDADLIFYNGFNLESGNGWFKKALEQAGKSKDDKSVFAVSKGVKPIYLNGETGNKDKIDPHAWLSLDNGIQYVKNIQEQLVKADASHKADYHKQGDAYLAQLEKLNKNSKDKFNDIPKEERAMITSEGAFKYFSKAFDIKPGYIWEINTEKQGTPSQMKQAIQFVKDNHIKHLLVETSVDKKSMNSLSEETGKSIYGEVFTDSIGEKGSKGDSYYKMMKHNIKTIHGSME, encoded by the coding sequence ATGAAAAAATTTATTCCATTACTGATTGCATTAATCTTAGTACTAGCAGCTTGTGGTTCAAATTCAAGTGAGCAACACTCTAAAGGTCATGGCAAATTGAAGGTCGTAACAACTAATTCTATTATTTATGACATGGTCAAACAGGTTGGTGGAGACAAGGTTGACGTTCATAGCATTGTGCCTGTCGGACAAGACCCGCATGAATATGAAGTTAAACCGAAAGACATTAAACAACTTACTGACGCAGATTTGATTTTTTACAATGGTTTCAATTTAGAATCTGGTAACGGTTGGTTTAAAAAAGCTTTAGAACAAGCAGGCAAATCTAAGGATGATAAGTCAGTCTTCGCGGTGTCTAAAGGTGTTAAACCAATTTATTTAAACGGAGAAACTGGTAATAAAGATAAGATCGATCCACATGCATGGTTAAGTCTGGATAATGGTATTCAATACGTTAAGAATATTCAAGAACAACTCGTAAAAGCAGATGCGTCACATAAAGCTGACTATCACAAACAAGGTGATGCCTATCTTGCTCAACTTGAAAAGTTAAACAAAAACAGTAAAGATAAATTTAATGATATTCCGAAAGAAGAACGTGCCATGATTACAAGTGAGGGTGCTTTCAAATACTTCTCAAAAGCCTTCGATATTAAACCAGGTTATATTTGGGAGATTAATACTGAAAAACAAGGTACACCATCACAAATGAAACAAGCAATCCAATTTGTTAAAGATAATCACATTAAACATTTATTAGTTGAAACAAGTGTAGATAAAAAATCTATGAACAGCTTGTCTGAGGAAACAGGTAAAAGTATCTATGGAGAAGTCTTTACGGATTCAATCGGAGAAAAAGGATCGAAAGGAGATTCATATTATAAAATGATGAAGCATAATATTAAAACAATCCATGGCAGCATGGAATAG
- a CDS encoding metal ABC transporter permease gives MTDFIQHLFDYQFLNRALITSIVVGIVCGTVGSLIILRGLSLMGDAMSHAVLPGVALSFLFNIPMFVGALVTGMIASLLIGYISNNSKTKPDAAIGISFTAFLATGVIIISLINSTTDLHHILFGNLLAITRQTFWTTIIIGVIVILLIVILYRPLMISTFDATFSRVSGLNTTMIHYFVMLLLALVTVASIQTVGIILVVALLVTPASTAFLITKNLYSMMIVASLIGIVSSIIGLYFSFIYNLPSGATIVIATFSIYILTLLFSKIKTKYRGVQTT, from the coding sequence ATGACTGATTTCATTCAACATTTATTCGATTATCAATTCTTAAATCGAGCTTTAATTACATCTATTGTCGTAGGTATTGTGTGTGGAACTGTAGGAAGTTTGATTATCCTCCGTGGATTGTCGTTAATGGGAGATGCGATGAGTCATGCTGTTTTACCTGGTGTGGCATTGTCATTCTTATTCAATATTCCAATGTTCGTCGGTGCATTAGTCACTGGCATGATTGCAAGTTTATTAATTGGCTACATTTCAAATAATAGTAAAACGAAACCTGATGCAGCCATTGGTATTAGTTTCACTGCGTTTCTCGCAACGGGTGTCATCATTATTAGTCTGATAAATAGCACGACAGATTTACATCATATTTTATTTGGAAATTTACTAGCGATTACACGACAAACATTTTGGACAACCATCATTATTGGCGTCATTGTGATACTACTCATTGTCATACTTTATCGTCCATTAATGATTTCAACGTTTGATGCGACATTCAGTCGTGTAAGCGGATTGAATACAACAATGATTCATTATTTTGTAATGCTGTTACTCGCCTTAGTAACCGTCGCGAGTATTCAAACTGTCGGCATTATCTTAGTCGTTGCATTACTTGTTACACCGGCGTCGACTGCCTTTTTAATCACAAAGAATCTATATTCAATGATGATCGTAGCAAGTTTAATAGGCATTGTAAGTTCTATCATAGGATTATACTTTAGCTTTATTTACAATCTACCGAGTGGTGCAACGATTGTTATTGCAACATTTAGTATTTATATCTTGACTCTTCTCTTTTCAAAAATAAAAACAAAGTATAGAGGTGTACAAACAACATGA
- a CDS encoding metal ABC transporter ATP-binding protein, whose protein sequence is MIDISNMNLHLNHKHVLKDITLKIPISGEIIGIMGPNGAGKSSLLKSLIGSFNASGEMNLYGKSIHKQLQYITYIPQKAQLDLDFPINVEKVILSGCYQTIGWFKRVDHASKMKFHKLLRDLDLESLQYKQISELSGGQLQRVLVARALMSDSTIYLLDEPFVGIDFNSEQLIMEKLQHLKNQGKLILIVHHDLSKAEQYFDRILLLNRTVRFFGPSHQAMQPQNLNRTFLFNVTSTLKEGSDISND, encoded by the coding sequence TTGATAGACATTAGCAACATGAATTTGCATTTAAATCATAAACATGTTCTTAAAGATATTACTTTGAAGATTCCAATTTCAGGAGAAATTATTGGCATTATGGGGCCCAACGGTGCTGGTAAATCCTCTTTATTAAAAAGTTTAATTGGATCGTTTAACGCGAGTGGCGAGATGAATTTATATGGCAAATCCATACATAAACAATTGCAATATATTACATATATTCCTCAAAAAGCACAATTAGATTTGGACTTTCCAATCAATGTTGAAAAAGTCATCTTGTCTGGTTGTTACCAAACCATCGGCTGGTTCAAACGCGTCGATCACGCGTCAAAAATGAAGTTTCATAAATTATTAAGAGATTTGGATCTAGAATCATTACAATACAAACAAATTTCTGAGCTTAGTGGTGGGCAGCTACAACGTGTACTTGTGGCAAGAGCTTTGATGTCTGATAGTACCATCTATCTATTGGACGAACCATTTGTTGGCATCGACTTTAATAGTGAACAACTCATTATGGAAAAGCTTCAACATTTAAAAAATCAGGGCAAACTTATTCTCATTGTGCATCATGATTTGTCGAAAGCTGAACAATATTTTGATCGAATTCTTTTACTTAATCGTACAGTTAGATTTTTCGGTCCTAGCCATCAAGCGATGCAGCCACAAAATTTAAATCGGACATTTCTATTTAATGTGACTTCTACTCTAAAAGAAGGGAGTGACATATCTAATGACTGA
- a CDS encoding GTP-binding protein, producing MGKIPVTVLSGYLGSGKTTLLNHILNNREGRRIAVIVNDMSEVNIDKDLVADGGGLSRTDKKLVELSNGCICCTLRDDLLQEVERLVEKGNIDYIVIESTGISEPVPVAQTFSYIDEALGIDLTSICKLDTMVTVVDANRFINDINSEDLLVDRDQGADQTDERSIADLLIDQVEFCDVLVLNKTDLVTEAELTKLENILRKLQPDAHLIKTTNAEVDINEVLDTGRFDFEQASNSAGWIKELTEGGHAEHTPETEEYGIGSFVYSRRLPFHAKRFNDWLEQMPNNIVRAKGIVWLAQYNQVACLLSQAGSSCNISPVTYWVAAMSKEQREQILNQRPDVAQSWDIEYGDRNTQFVIIGTELDQEKIVKELDQCLVNGDEIDSDWNQLEDPYHWQIRKA from the coding sequence ATGGGCAAGATACCTGTAACGGTATTGAGTGGTTACCTTGGATCAGGTAAAACAACATTACTTAACCACATTTTAAATAATCGGGAAGGTCGTCGAATTGCGGTTATTGTTAATGATATGAGCGAGGTCAATATTGATAAAGACTTAGTTGCAGATGGGGGTGGACTATCAAGAACGGATAAAAAACTAGTAGAACTGTCAAATGGTTGTATTTGCTGTACGTTAAGGGACGATTTATTACAAGAAGTTGAGCGCTTAGTAGAAAAGGGGAATATTGATTATATCGTGATTGAATCTACAGGTATATCTGAACCGGTACCTGTGGCTCAAACATTCTCTTATATTGACGAAGCATTAGGTATCGATTTAACGTCAATCTGTAAACTCGATACGATGGTAACCGTTGTGGATGCTAATCGATTTATTAATGACATTAATTCCGAGGATTTACTTGTGGATCGTGATCAAGGTGCAGATCAAACAGATGAGCGCTCAATTGCTGATTTACTTATTGATCAAGTGGAATTCTGTGATGTTTTAGTGCTAAATAAGACAGATTTAGTAACCGAAGCAGAATTAACAAAATTAGAAAATATCTTAAGAAAGTTACAACCAGATGCACATCTAATTAAAACAACAAACGCCGAAGTTGATATTAACGAAGTATTAGATACAGGTCGCTTTGACTTTGAACAAGCGAGTAACTCTGCAGGATGGATAAAAGAATTAACTGAAGGTGGTCACGCGGAACATACACCTGAAACAGAAGAGTATGGGATTGGTTCTTTCGTTTATTCAAGACGATTACCGTTTCACGCGAAACGTTTCAACGATTGGTTAGAGCAAATGCCTAATAATATTGTCCGTGCAAAAGGTATCGTCTGGTTGGCACAATATAATCAAGTTGCATGTCTACTATCACAAGCAGGTTCATCTTGTAATATTAGTCCGGTAACCTATTGGGTAGCTGCGATGTCCAAAGAACAACGAGAACAAATTTTAAATCAGCGACCTGATGTTGCGCAAAGTTGGGACATAGAATATGGTGACAGAAATACACAATTTGTGATTATAGGTACTGAATTAGATCAAGAAAAAATTGTGAAAGAATTAGACCAGTGCTTAGTCAATGGTGATGAAATTGATAGCGACTGGAATCAATTAGAAGATCCATATCATTGGCAAATTCGAAAAGCTTAA
- the brnQ gene encoding branched-chain amino acid transport system II carrier protein, producing the protein MMKQKLSIKENIFIGSMLFGLFFGAGNLIFPIHLGQTAGENVWLANLGFLITAIGLPFLGIVAIGISKTNGVFDISSRVSKGYAYAFTIALYLVIGPFFALPRLATTSYEIAFSPFISAGTGKVVLPIFSILFFLIAWFFSRKPSKILDYIGKFLNPVFLVLLGIVVVLAFIKPMGGISHAPVSANYSDSVLLKGFIDGYNTLDALASLAFGIIIVTTIKKLGITNPNGIAKETFKSGFISIVGMGVIYTLLALMGTMSLGHFKVSENGGIALAQIAQHYLGDYGIIILSLIIIVACLKTAIGLITAFSETFTELFPKMNYLWLATGVALLACIFANVGLTKIIMYSTPVLMFIYPLAITLILLTLVSPLFNHSTIVYKFTTFFTMFAAFFDGVNASPEFFAKTSFAQALISFAERYLPFFTIGMGWIVPAIIGFVVGLIVYLIRSRRQTQTQ; encoded by the coding sequence ATGATGAAACAAAAACTATCAATCAAAGAAAATATATTTATTGGTTCGATGTTGTTTGGCTTATTCTTTGGTGCAGGAAATTTAATCTTTCCTATTCATCTTGGACAAACAGCAGGTGAGAATGTTTGGCTTGCGAATTTAGGTTTTCTAATTACAGCCATTGGGCTACCTTTTCTAGGTATAGTAGCGATTGGTATCTCCAAAACAAATGGCGTCTTCGATATTTCATCTCGAGTGAGTAAAGGGTATGCGTACGCATTTACGATTGCCTTATATTTAGTAATTGGACCATTCTTTGCTTTACCGAGGCTTGCAACAACATCGTATGAAATTGCATTTTCACCATTTATTTCGGCAGGTACTGGAAAAGTTGTATTACCGATATTTAGTATTTTATTCTTTCTTATAGCATGGTTTTTCTCAAGAAAGCCATCTAAAATTTTAGATTACATAGGTAAATTCTTAAATCCAGTATTTTTAGTATTACTAGGTATCGTAGTTGTCTTAGCATTTATTAAACCAATGGGCGGTATTAGTCATGCACCAGTAAGCGCAAATTATAGTGATAGTGTCTTATTGAAAGGGTTTATAGACGGTTATAATACGCTAGATGCACTTGCATCACTCGCTTTCGGTATTATCATTGTGACAACAATTAAGAAATTAGGTATTACTAATCCAAATGGGATCGCTAAAGAAACTTTCAAGTCAGGTTTTATAAGCATCGTAGGCATGGGTGTTATTTATACATTGCTCGCTTTAATGGGTACGATGAGTTTAGGTCATTTTAAAGTGAGTGAAAATGGTGGTATCGCACTGGCTCAAATTGCGCAGCATTATCTTGGAGATTACGGTATTATCATTTTATCTCTAATCATTATTGTCGCATGTTTGAAGACGGCAATTGGTTTAATTACTGCATTTTCAGAGACATTTACAGAACTATTCCCGAAAATGAATTACCTTTGGTTAGCAACAGGTGTAGCGTTACTCGCTTGTATCTTCGCTAATGTCGGGTTAACTAAAATTATTATGTATTCAACGCCAGTATTGATGTTTATCTATCCGTTAGCGATTACACTGATTTTATTAACGCTTGTCAGTCCATTATTTAATCATTCAACAATTGTTTATAAATTTACAACGTTCTTTACAATGTTTGCAGCGTTCTTTGATGGTGTAAACGCAAGCCCAGAATTCTTTGCAAAGACATCATTTGCACAAGCATTAATAAGTTTCGCTGAACGTTATTTACCGTTCTTCACAATTGGAATGGGTTGGATTGTTCCGGCAATCATAGGATTTGTAGTAGGACTTATCGTTTATTTAATTCGTTCTCGTAGACAAACTCAAACACAATAA
- a CDS encoding class I SAM-dependent methyltransferase, with amino-acid sequence MTKSYDVWWQKGQESDDDMARDHQEAWERTIEMLDTSDIKGKTILDVGCNQGGFLRKLYDTTPFKEGVGIDLARLSLEKAETLKGERPLTYYLTDKPQETNRTFDTAVSTSVLYLIEDIPQHAQDLKEVLKPGGVYYASFADLTNNPSRQFMDDTINQYGATPSQNHSLKHIVDSFVDAGFEVAVMKEPVPDVIDLTHYSDFYLSPNDYLQTLYEESFLIKASVKEGIGK; translated from the coding sequence ATGACTAAGAGTTATGATGTTTGGTGGCAAAAAGGCCAAGAATCAGATGATGATATGGCGCGTGACCATCAAGAAGCTTGGGAGAGAACTATAGAAATGCTTGATACATCGGATATCAAAGGGAAGACAATCTTAGATGTGGGATGTAATCAAGGCGGATTTTTAAGAAAATTATATGACACAACGCCATTTAAAGAAGGTGTCGGTATAGATTTAGCACGTTTATCTTTAGAAAAGGCCGAAACTTTAAAAGGTGAACGTCCACTTACATATTATTTAACCGATAAACCACAAGAGACAAATAGAACATTTGATACTGCTGTAAGTACATCTGTCCTGTACTTAATCGAAGACATTCCACAACATGCACAAGATTTAAAAGAAGTGTTGAAACCGGGAGGCGTTTACTATGCTTCATTCGCCGATTTAACCAATAATCCTAGTCGTCAATTTATGGATGACACGATTAATCAATACGGCGCAACACCTTCTCAGAACCATTCTTTAAAACATATCGTTGATAGTTTTGTTGATGCAGGGTTTGAAGTTGCAGTAATGAAAGAACCTGTGCCTGACGTGATTGATTTAACACATTATAGTGATTTTTATCTATCACCAAATGATTATCTACAAACACTTTATGAGGAATCATTTTTAATTAAAGCAAGCGTGAAAGAAGGTATTGGGAAATGA